The Plutella xylostella chromosome Z, ilPluXylo3.1, whole genome shotgun sequence region GCAAAAAGATCTCTGTTAAAGTTTTCTAAGTTTATATGATTTATAGGTCTAAAAGTTAAGAATTTAACTGggggtttaattttttttatggctAAAGTTACATTTATCATGGCGTGTCCCAACGACCCGGTGATATTGGTGACAGTGACATCACTAACTTTTATATTAGTACAAACAAGGTCTATAAGAGTCTCATTACCCACAGAGTAATGTGTAGGCTGAGTAACTACttgttttaaatgtaggtaatcaATAAATTGGTTAATTTTTTTAGCTTCATTAGTACTCATATCCATcatattaacattaaaatcACCTAGTAGGACCACTTGATCATGATTAGAAAAAGAAGTTACTGATTCTGTTAAGGCATCAATAAATACATCTAGATTTATCCACGACGGTCTATAAGCCGTACCTATAGCTATACGGTATCCTTTAACTCGCGTTGAAATCCAGTATTGTTCTACATTAACTGAAGGGTGATTTAGGTAACGcacattaatattattcttAATATAAAAACCAACACCGCCCCCGCGAGAGCGCCCCATGTGTGCGGGGCGGGGTGCATGGCGTAGCCTGTAGCCCGGCACTGAGGGCGCGCACGCCCCCTGTCCCTGGCCCAGCCACGTCTCATTTATAGCAACTATATCTGCCTGAAAACGATCCATTGCGAAAATAAAGTCATCATGTCCTGTATTTAAAGAACCTGCATTAAATAGACCTAATTTTAAGAATTTGTTATTATTCATGGAAAAGAGATCAGGGTGGCATACCTACCCACTTACTAAAGTGTATGCATAATAAACCAGTGCaaatgacaaataaataaaacagattTGTTTTCAAGCTGAAAATGCCCAGTATATACTATGAAAAGGACAAAACCATCATCACAGCACCTGTGCCACACATATGTGGCTGAAAAAGAATCAGTCTCCTGTTCCACTTCAACACTCAACCtgtctgaatttaaattgagCAAGCAACATCCTAACTGGTACATAGTACACCTCCAGTATGTATATAACACAAAGACAACCACAAAACAATAGTTACATAGTTTCAACTCATTGCTAAGGTATATCAGAAAATATTGAGGATTATTTAGTCTATGATTATAGGCACCCACAAGTACACAGAGGAATatcacataataaaaataattatgtaggtacaatacacAGATGTAAAACAGCCCAATGCTCCTGCATGGAAATAGTGTGGGCATGTTAATTAATTCAAGAAcagtatttatgtatattgatataagtagGTGAAATAGCACTAAGCAAACAAAACCTGTAGGTATTATAGTTTATGTTATATAAATACTAGTCTCAGTAACAAACACACAGTCATTACcacacagacagacagaactaaaaaaaacattatgcagGCATGAATATAGGTACAGTAATACATATCTATGAGCTatcacaataatataatgcaaGATTCTAGTGTACTTTGAAAACATTAAtgtaacaaataatattaatttccaGCAAATGAATAAGTAGCACTGATTGATTGATGTGAACAATGCCacatatatttaatacagaatcataaaaaagcaacagttgtttaattattcatatttCCAGTAGACTACTATATAGCATAGCATTAGACATGTAAGATACAAGAAGATATTAGCTGTCGACAATGCTACAGATGTTTAATACAGAAACATAGACAGCAAGGGTTGTTTCATTAATACTATTTTCAAACATCAGACTAGTTACATAACAATAACACCAGTTAGATAACAGTTTAAAGTGTTTTGATATTAATATGAGGTACAACCAAAAGTTAGGAACATTATAATGATAGGATTCTACATGTAAAAACTGGAATGCCACTAAAATATGTAGAATGCACAGGTTAGAAAGGACAAAACTGCAGTTTGAAAGCAGTGTCGGTATGTTATTCAATTCAAAATCAGCttgatataaaataacagCGCCTATGATCAAGTATGAACACACAAATTCCAATGCAGAATGGAcactaagtaggtaaatgacacattgaagaaaaaacaaatatattagATAGCTCAGGTAGAAGATTTAGGCAAATTGACACCAAAAACACGCTCTAGATCAGCTTCAGAACAGATCAGGAAGGCTAGACTATTTTCAAACATCAGACTAGttacataacaataataacagTTAGATAACATTTTAAAGTGTTTTGATATTAACATAAGGTACAACCAAAAGTTAAAAGGAACATTATAATGATAGGATTCTACATGTAAAAACTGGAATGCCACTAAACTATGTAGAATGCACAGGTTAGAAAGGACAAAACTGCAGTTTGAAAGCAGTGTCGGTATGTTATTCAATTCAAAATCAGCttgatataaaataacagAGCCTATGATCAAGTATGAACACACAAATTCCAATGCAGAATGGAcactaagtaggtaaatgacacattgaataaaaacaaatatattaaatagctCAGGTAGAAGATTTAGGCAAATTAACACCAAAAATGTGCTCTAGATCAGCTTCAGAACGGATCAGGAAGGCTGGGGAGACATCAGTTTGCCTTGCATATATTCTGCCATCCCTCGTCCAAGCATGCTTCCAATTTTTTTGCTGTCGACTCACTCTGACCTTTCCAAATAGAattctgttgaattttgtgAGACGCTCGTTCAGGTAAAATGGCTTGGGGTCATGAGCTGCCAAGCCAAGGTCTGTTGTGGTTGCCCCTCGCCGCACCCTAGCACACTTGATCAGCTCATCACGGGTAGCACGCCGAGCCAAACGGATTACCAGGGGGCGGGGCCGCGATGTGGGTCCACTGCTGCTTATGCTGACAATGCGCCTTGGTCCCATGCGCATGGCAGACACAATGTCCCTTTCCTCAAGAATAGTTCCCAGCTTTTTCGCAACAGCCATCACTATATGAAGTGGGGACTCACCATCAAGCTCCGGGATCCCAGAGATCTCAATATCTGTAAGCAGAGCTGATTGTTCCCGCTCATTGAGGTCCGAGCGTAGTTCTGCAATAGATTCCTGCAGCTGTGCAATCGTTCCATCTTGTTCCGAGCCAGGCCCAGCAGCAGCATTGTGGTTTGCATTGGCTGCGGAGAGATCAGATCGTAATTGTTGGTTCTCTAGCTCCACAGTAAGGAGACGTTTGTTGAGGGAAATTATGTCATCGCAGGCCTGCTGCAGGCGGGTGGAGAGGGTGTCACTTATGTTAGTAAGATTAGATTCAAACTTACTTATCATGGCCTCAAGTTTGCCTTCCAGAATGCACTTCAGACTATCTATTTTGGTGCCAAGTTTGTATTCCAGCTTCTTGTCCATCAGTTCAGCAAACTTATCGTACGTGATACTGTCGGAATCTCCAGAGCCTGTGCGATGAGTTGCAGCATTTTCAGTAGCTGGCTCTATTTCCTCACATGACATATCCATATCGGGCGCACCTGCACTGACTGCATCAGGTAGGCGGCGGATCGGAGTGCTGTCGCCTCGCCGTCTAGTATTTATCTTGCCGTTACATTCAGGACATTGCCATAGACGACGCAGATTTTGTAGGTTAGCCTGATAGTAGGAGACCGAAATATTCACGCATTGGAAGTTGTAGCACTTATTACACGCGGTGCATCGTAATAACTCACGGTCACCTATTGGTTTTTCGCATGCCGGGCAAATCATTTTGTTTTGGTAAAAAGGTAATGATGGCCGACAGCCCACGCGCACCAAATTTGTTTAGAATGCAAAACCAAAATTTTTGAAGTCACTTGGAGTGCTGGACTATTTAATTATAAGAAAGAtgttcacttttatgttttagacTATACACAACGTATTGAAAATTGATAATTCAGTctaaatttatgaaattttgcTCAGGAGTTTCAAAAACCAAACTAGCAGGCACCAGTGTTGCCAGAGGAAAAAAAGTTATATCTCTAGTAAAGTGGGATTATTTGGCACCAATGGCATGAAATTCGCGATTTGCGACCACATAATACTGAATAGTTTCGTCGTAAGGTCATTGTCTGTAGAAACCAGGCTAACCCGCAATAGCGCACTAGAATATCTCTTTGAAAATCAAGGAGTAGGCCTGAAAAGTGATCCATTCGGGAGGAGTCCTCCATTCCTTTGCTGGTCATATTTCCATGACCAGTAAAGTGGAGCAGAAACCTActgatatcaataaaattatcgcCGATACCTAAACATGCTTTTACACACTACACAGTGTGTTTGTTTATACCATGGACAGTGAGCCACATGTTGAATGTAACATCAACCCAAAATATACTCTTACATAACGCGATAACGAAGTAGTTACAATAATAGCAACGTCTGGCCTGTAagctttttattaaattgagGCTACCGCACCAGACAAAGTTCAGGCCAGTCTTAGAGCGTTCAATTATGAACGgacctggagggttactctatactggcaaaaaaccaacgaacgagagctgtcgtgcaatcggcacgtcaAATACAACGAGACAGAGTCGTAACTCGCGCAGCAgctctccgaaacttcgttttctTCATtaaagagtgaccccctggtaTTCTAAACTGGTGCTTCCACTTCTGTCTGTAGGGGAGAGGGCAGGAGGGCTCGCCTGCAGTAAATAACTGAAACGTATTGGCTTGTCTAAAATCTAAATTGAGAACTCCATCCTCTTCTGAGAGGCGGAAATCCTCTGAGAGATTTTAGATGCTTGATTTCTTTAGTAAATAAGTTCTAtgaattcatatttatttttataaatacttaataaagaaATCTGGATCAAATAGTAAAAACTTCACTAGTACAACGTACCGTATCAAACTGAATCGAAGCTAAAAATACACGCACACTAGCATAACAACCACCAATGAAGTAGTTGATTATAGTTTAGTAAAGTAGCATTACGCTATTAACACCCACCCATAGGCGAATGTTGTGTGCCTAGAGGTGCTTCCACAATAGCCACAGAGGGGTCACTCTCGCTTAAGAAATACTTGAGTTTCGTAATGCTGGGGGCCCTATCGCGAcgtcaaaacaaaataacataagtaaAAGTATACGAAGTCATTGTGTCAAATTCTTGAATCCTAAAATGGTTTTCAAAACAAGTTTGCGATAGATACACTGGTTACACCGACTCTACTATTTCGATGTATGAAACGAAAATATGGCATGACAGTTATCGTTCGTTCGGTTTTTGACAAACAAGACTTTAGCTAAAGTAACCCCCACGATCAACCTTCGCGGCAAGCGGTCAGCGACCCGGTGACGTCATGAGGCCCACTATTGTTGTAGGCTTATACCTTATAGTACTATGACACAGTCACAGTACATGGTAATGAAAATAGTGGAGCTATTTTGGTCTTACATGTTTAAGATCATTTTGCTGTCAggatttttttatcgataacgTAAAGGAAGCTTAAAGGTGTACGTAACTTTAGTGTAAGTTTGATTGTCTTTgtgcataaatatttttcctctTGATCGTAACGCCCGTGATCAGATGACCATGTAGGTTTCCAAACGAACATGTGAaccatattttaataattatattgaccACTACCatgcataataattattattatgattgaaTCGCcacttaactataatattgtaacttgtaattaaataaaaagggCTGATTATCACAAtcattaaaaaagtaattgcGGCTTAGGAAAAAACAAAGCATTATAAATGCAGCAGAAATtcgcaatttttattttattttatatccgAGTTTTAGTTTCCTTATTGTGGATGTGATAACCTGGTGAGTTGATGACAGACGGAAGGGAGCGGGGGGGTATGTGGGGACGCGGGGGGCAGTATTGTCTCCCATGTTTCCTCTCTTCGGCACACTGATGTCTGAATATCGACAGCTTCTGATcaattatacatacattatttcACGAAGATTTCCTTGTCAAAACCTTTACACGTGTAGCCTCACTGCCTTGTGTTATTTACAAAACAGGGGTGGAGTGGGGTGTCTCTCCGTCTATGTATGTACGCAAGTAAATGAGTTTTTTTGTTGATGATGGCAAAATATCATTACAATGCACATCATTAATGATGATTTACCTGCCGCCATTGGTattggtatttaaataacatttatgtatgAGTGTAAGTGCTAAAGAAGGAACTATCCCCAGTTTGAAATATGGCCTTAGTAGACATTTTCGCTCCGTTTATTCCATGATCCGTCCATCCACATAGTTCAGGGATCACCGGCCACGGCGTCGATTCTATTAGCGTGTGCGGTGCAACTGCGGGTGACGCCGCGTCCACTACACGGCTTTCCCATTTCCAAGTCCAAACATACACTTGGGATGGGATTAtgtcaaaatatatttatcattcTAGTCTTCGCCCAACATAAATGTCAAAAACTATAGAAATCGTTAGGAATTAGTTTGATGTTTTGTTGGTTTTTGTTGTAAAAGTACTATTATTGATCGGAACCCCGCCTGAGCTGGAGCGGACAGATTGAGTGTTTACCAAAATTGATCAACCACACATCGTAAGTCAGCAGTGAGCATCCATCTCAATTTGCGATGAACGCTCAACATTCTATTAAATTACTAAATTACTGTTAAATCCATATACACGTGAATGTGGTATCTGCAGCCGGCACCGGCGACCAAGGAATACAAACAAAATAGGATTTCCCGCAGCGGCCAATACACGCCGGAGCTGCTTTGGGAAATGAAATcctatttatgttattttgctACCAGAATAGAAGGAGGTTCTCCAATAGATGTGTCAATTCCAAGTAAAGTCCGTTTTCATCGGTCTACGATGTGATGAGTTGATAACTCAACGCTGACTTTAAGATTGGTATTTAAAAGATAATAAGAAGCCATCGCTAACGAGCATTCCTATGGTGCATTATTTAAAGAATATCTCTGGGTCCACACACTGACCTCAGCCTTCCTCACCCCTAGTGGCTACCAGTCGTAAGTCCCAGCcggagggtgtcccacgctacgttaACGTTTGCCTATTCTTAGTCTTCACTTGACGCATGACCTCAAATTCACCGATGAGCCATAtccaaaacagtttattaataGGATCAAACTATCGCAACATTGATTGCTTTAGGGCAGAGTCAAATGGCCTCGAGCGACGCTGGCTATTACAGTTAACGATACAAAGCTTGCAGCTTCAGGGATTACATCGACCTATGTACACACCATGTACTGTACATAGGTGCAGTGTATGTGCACTGACTCGGGAGACTCTTAAATTCTATTATAGTGAAAGTGAAACCGTGCAAAATCAGTGcgattttttttccttatagcactataggtatataggttctgtgtaataatatacttaatagttAGAAGACCAATTTGTATAAGCTGTGAATTCAAATAATTAATCATAAattcaatatattttactatGTAGTTGATCAACGCGTTAAGCTTACGTCTAAGTACTAAAGACAATTGGATAAAGTAAAGAAGAAAGCCACACATTTCTACTCAAAGTAATCAAAGGCTTATTTGCTccttaaatacaaataaaatcttGCAAACAAGTtgcattaattaaattacctcTTTGACCAGTTCGTAAATGGtttcaattttgtaattaaaaaacGCAGGCAGAGAAAACTTTCGCTTCTGCGGCGGGTGAGTAAACCACATCACGGGAACCGATTCATTTCCATTACGGCCGAGAGAAGCGTTGTAATTTTACCAGGTAGCCGTGCTTGTTGTGTGTCATCCGAAGCTTTATTATTTCTTGTGATATTGATGAGTTCATATTGAAATAGATTATTTGAATTTCAACATTTTCAACTATAGGGAAGTAAATTCAAAGACTGTTAGACTACGCTCGCTTAATTATACATTAACTAGCTTTCGCCCCAAAAGGTTTGCCCGTGGGTATTCCGGGATGAAAAGTACATATAAATCTCTCTATACAATACAGTACAATAATATCTactgcataaaaaaatacgaaggAAGAAAAGAGCCTCATTTGAAATTCGAACAGGCGGGTGGACAACGAAGTGATAATATAAGTGATCCGTTTTCAATTTCGATGTACTGAACCCTGAAAATGATTTTCAGGGTTAAACAAATGTaacaatgaaatataaaatttaacgtatactcttacagaagacaatgtttcacatcaatattgatggttacaaatgcttatttttcttacttactttcaaatgttgtgatttaccTCGGAATAGGGACGCGTtacgttatatattatttttttattttaatgtctgtacaatttgataatttatgtaggtaatttgacTTTCTGTATGATATCATAGCATGACATAGCAtgacatttaaatattttatataatcaatttataact contains the following coding sequences:
- the LOC125491310 gene encoding uncharacterized protein LOC125491310; amino-acid sequence: MICPACEKPIGDRELLRCTACNKCYNFQCVNISVSYYQANLQNLRRLWQCPECNGKINTRRRGDSTPIRRLPDAVSAGAPDMDMSCEEIEPATENAATHRTGSGDSDSITYDKFAELMDKKLEYKLGTKIDSLKCILEGKLEAMITNANHNAAAGPGSEQDGTIAQLQESIAELRSDLNEREQSALLTDIEISGIPELDGESPLHIVMAVAKKLGTILEERDIVSAMRMGPRRIVSISSSGPTSRPRPLVIRLARRATRDELIKCARVRRGATTTDLGLAAHDPKPFYLNERLTKFNRILFGKVRVSRQQKNWKHAWTRDGRIYARQTDVSPAFLIRSEADLEHIFGVNLPKSST